The nucleotide sequence ATCGACAACGCCAAGCTTTCGCCGGTGAAGTTTCATTTCGGCGCATCAAGTTGTGTCCCCGCGTGTGCGTTCGACAAGTCGGGGGCAGTGCTCGATGCGGCGGAAGTCGCCAAGCTGCTGGATGACCCCGAAATCAAATATCTCACTGAAATGATGAACTTCCCCGGCGTGCTACAATGCGATCCGGAAGTGATGGCCAAGATCCGCGCGGCGCACGAACGAACAAAGCCTGTCGATGGCCATGCTCCGGGCCTGTGTGGCGAAGGACTAAGAAAGTATGCCGCGGCGGGAATAACGACCGACCATGAAAGTTTTACCTACCGTGAAGCGCGCGAGAAGATCGGCTTGGGAATCAAGTGCCTTATCCGCGAAGGCTCGGCGGCGAAGAACTTTGCGGCACTTTATCCGCTACTGGGCGAGTTTCCTGAGATGACGATGCTTTGCAGCGACGATAAACATCCGGACGATCTGGTGGTCGGTCACATCAACCAGCTTGTCGTGCGGGCGGTCGCCCACGGCCAACCGCTGTTCGCCGTGCTGCGGGCTGCTTGCGTCAATCCGGTGCTCCATTATGGACTCGATGTCGGTCTGCTGCGACCTGGCGATGCCGCGGATTTTATTGAGGTCGGAAACCTAGAGCAATTTCCTGTGCTGCGAACGGTCATCAATGGCCAAGTCGTCGCCGAACGAGGCCGCACGCTGCTGAAGCATGTTGCGCCGCCGATGGTGAATCAATTCAAGACCTCCAAGCTCAGCGCCGAAGAGTTCGCCATTCCCCATCCCCCATTCTCCACTCCCCATTCTCCGAAGCTCCGCGTCATCGAAGCCATCGACGGCCAAATCGTGACCGGCCAACTGCGGGCCTTTCCAAAAATCGAGAACGGCTTGGTCGTTTCCGACGTTGCCAACGACATCCTCAAAATCGTGCTGGTGGATCGCTACAACGACAGCCCACCGGCGATTGGGTTTATCAAGAACTTCGGCCTGACCAATGGCGCGATCGCCTCGACAGTCTCGCACGATTCGCACAATTTGCTCGCGGTTGGTGTCGAGGACGAATCGATTGCCCAAGCGATCAATCTGCTCATTGATTGTCGAGGCGGCATTAGCGCCGTTGGCAAAGTAAACGGCGAAAAGACCGAAACTGTTCTGCCGCTGCCCATCGCGGGTTTGATGTCCGATCGCGAAGGCCATCACGTCGGCCAGGAATACGCCCGCATCGACAAGCTGGCGAAAGCGCTCGGCTCGCAACTCAGCGCCCCCTACATGACCCTCTCGTTCATGGCGCTGCTCGTGATTCCGGAACTTAAACTCGGCCCCTGCGGCGTGTTCGACGTTGGCAAGTTTCAACCCATGGCACTGTGGGACTAAATACAAATGCCGGATACACCATCGCCTTCCACATTGGATCACGATCGCTCTTGGGCGGAATTGATGGTATCGCCCCGATCCGTCAACGGGCGACGACAGTGCCGATGACGTAACCGCGGGATTCGCTCGCGATTACACGTTGTCGCCGCCCAGCGACACGGCGATCCACGGCCTAGCTCTTTGCCGCTTCGCCGCTTTTTTCTTGAGCTAACGCAATGGCATGCGCCGTCGCGTGACTGCGGCAGTGAGAAATACTAATCAGCACTTGCGAAATGCCCTGCTGCTCTATGAAATCTCGAGCACCGCCGTAGAGAGTGACGACGGGAGTGCCCGATCGCTCATTGCGAATCTCCACGTCGCGCCAACTGATGCCGCGACGCCAACCGGTGCCGAGAGCTTTGAGCACGGCTTCTTTGGCCGCCCAACGCCCAGCGAAATGCTGCGTGGCGAGCTTGCGGCTCTGGCAATATTCGATTTCGTGCTGCGTATAAACGCGCCCGATGAACAACTCGCCGTGACGCTCGATCATCTGCGCGATCCGCAAGCATTCAACTATATCGGTGCCAATGCCGAAGATGGACATACGAACGAAGGTTAAGGTTTGAGGCTTAGGGGGCAGGCGTTTTCGGATCGATGCTGGCGCGGGCGGTCGGCAAATGCGCGTTGGCAAACGCGAGCCATGCGGCGGCGCCGGCAGATCCGATCATGGCCAACGCATCCATGGTCCACAAGGGCCATTGGTCTGGAGCGGACGTTGCCATGAACTTCGAGAACGATTGCGGCGCGATGAATCGCGGGTTTGCAGTCGCTGCAAGTTGTGCTGTGGGATCGTTTTGCAGCTTCGCTTCGAATCCGCGACGATAGTCGAGATAGAAAAATCCATGCTCGGCTGCGGCACAGACACCGCCAGCCAACAACGCCCCACTCAACGCCAGCCCGCGGCTCGTTTTGCCAAACTGCGTCGCGGCAAATCCAATCGTCGCTCCCAGAGCGCCGCCCACGAGCAATGGGAAAATTACAACTGTCGAGAAGCCCGCCGATTGCAGCCAAACAGCGATACGAGCGACAGCAACAGCAGCCAGCACCGCGACGATCGCCCCCACGACATGCGTAGAAATCTTCGTCTCGGTCAATAATTGCTCGCGTCGCGCGAGCGCCGGTACATTATTCATCATTCATCGCTTCAGCCCACACGCCTGCTTCGCCCGTTCGAGCACTTCGCCAGCCTTCTTGCGGGCGCGGCCTGCACCATCATTCAAGATCTCGTGAATGCGATCAGGATTGGCAGCCAAATCGGCTCGCCGCGCGCGCGGCTCGGCGAAAAACCGATCGGCGGCGTCGGCGACCGCCTTCTTCACCTCGCCGTAGCCAAACCCGCCGCGGCGATACATCGCGGCCATCTGATTGCGTTCGTCAGCCGTGGCCACCAACGAATAAAGTTGAAATAAGTGGTCGTTTTCCGGCTCTTTCGGCTGATCCATTGGCCGCGAATCGGTGGCAATGCGCATAATCTTTTTTCTTTGTGCCTTGGCATCCTCGAATAGTTCCAGCGTATTGTGGTAGCTCTTCGACATCTTTTCACCGTCGGTTCCGGGAACCTTGGCCGAACTATCGAGCACCTTTGCCTTCGGCATCATAAATGTCTCGCCGAAGTGATGATTGAAACTGGCAGCAATGTCGCGGCAGACTTCGATATGCTGAATTTGGTCCGCTCCAACCGGCACCGTATCCGAGTCATACGCCAAGATGTCGGCCGCCATCAGCACGGGATAGTTGAACAGCCCCGCGTCGGCCGCCAAGCCTTTGGCGATTTTGTCTTTGTATGCGTGGCAGCGTTCGAGCAACCCCATTGGCGTGCCGGAAATCAATAGCCAGCACAACTCGCTAACCTCAGGAACGTCGGACTGGACGAAGAGCACTGCCTTGTCGGGATTAAGTCCCAGAGCAAGCAGATCGATTGCCGCGTCCAACGTGAGTTGACGAAGCGTTTCGGCGTTACGCACCGACGTGAGCGCGTGCAGATTGGCGATGAAATAATACGCCGCTTCTTCGTTCTGCAAGTCGATGTATTGTCGAATCGCCCCGAAGTAATTGCCCCAGTGAAATCGGCCAGTCGGTTGAATGCCAGATAAGACGCGCATGGTTTGCCGGTGGTCGATTGTCGGTCTTCATTTGCAATGGTCCAACCTACGGACCACTGACAACGGACGATTGGTTTAGAAATCTGAGCCAAATTGCTCAAATTCATCATACGGCCGTTGGGCCAGTTCCTCAAACCGGGTGAATTCGTGCTTCCAAAACAGTTTCGCTTCGCCGGTCGGGCCGTTGCGCTGTTTAGAGATAATAATTTGCGCCTGGCCGATCAGGCCGCGAGGGTTGCCATTCTTGCGCTCTTCCTCGCGCTCGTCAGCCGACAAATAGTATTCTTCGCGGTGGACGAACATCACAACGTCGGCGTCTTGCTCGATCGCCCCCGACTCGCGCAAATGGCTCAGTCGCGGTAGATTATCGCGAGTTTGCTCGGCTTGCCGATTGAGCTGCGCAAGACAAACGACCGGCACATGGAGTTCGCGGGCCATCCCTTTGAGCCGACGCGCAATCCGAGCGACCTGTTCCTGTCGGCTGTCTTTCGGGTTGTCTGGCTCAATCAACTGCAAATAGTCGATGACCACCAGTCCCAGCTTGTGCGTCCGCTTGAGTCGCCTGGCTACCGCGGAGATTTCCAAGATGGTGCGGCTGGGGCTGTCGTCGATGAACAGCGGCGATTGGCTGAGTAACCCAGCCGCCTCAATCAGCTTTTTCCGTTCTTCCACCGTGGCGCGGCCGCTTCGCAATCGGTGCGAGTCAACGCGCGCCGTAGAACATAAGAGTCGATCGGCCAATTCAATCGACGACATTTCCAGGCTGACCACGAGCGACGCCACGCCCAATTTCGAAGCAGCATACTCGGCGATATTCAGCGCGAAGGCGGTTTTACCCATGCTGGGACGAGCGGCGATGATAATCAACTCGCCGTCGTGCAGGCCACCCGTGAGTTCATCGAGCGAAGAGAAGCCGGTATCGACGCCCGCGACTTTGTGCTCCCCTTTTTCGCGCATCTCGATCCGCAGCATTGCTTCGTGAATGAGATCTTGCGCGTTGACAATGCTGCTCGTTTGCCCCTCGCTAAGGATTGCAAAGATTTTCTGCTCAGCGCGGTTGAGTTGCTCGCGCGGATCGCTGCCATCCTCGTAGGCGTCGCGCAGCACTTCGGTGCTGGTATGAATCAAGCCACGCAAAAGTGCTTTATCGCGGACAATGCGGGCGTAAAAGACCGCGTTAGCGGCCGTTTCAACGCTGCTAGCGACTTCGGCCAGGTAGCCCGCGCCCCCAATCGCCTCGAATTGCCCTGACGTTCGCAACCGCTCGACGAGCAAGGTAACGTCGGGCTTGCGCGACATGTTCTGCAGCGCCAGCAAGTGCTCATAGATGATGCGGTTGGCCTCGTCATAAAAGTCATCGGGCCGCAATGCCAGCGCCACATCGTCGCAGACCATCGGCAAATGCAAAATGCTGCCCAGAACGGATTTTTCGGCCTCCAAGCTGCGCGGCAACTGGCGATCGAGAATCTCGGAAGTGACCGGCGGCTTTCGCCTCGTTCGATCCGATGCACGTTCAACCGTGGCCATAATTGTTCCTCCGTGAGAATTGTCTCTTCAATTCCTAATGCAGCAAATCCTGAGTGCGCGAGCGAATGATGACCTCCCGACGGTAACACAGATTTGTCGACAATTCCAGTGCCGTGAAATTGCGGATTATATGTCCGCCGATCGATGATTTGCGATTGAGGTTTCTCTGGACCTGGTTTGGAATGATTACCCAGCCGCCATTGCCACAGAGCGCGATCGTGGCGGGAAAACAAGAACTAGATGACATTTCGAGGATCCGCGAAGATCATCGTCCACCCCGCGGAGTCGAGCCAGGGAGAGTTTGCATCGGCTCGCTGAAGATATACAGAATCGGCAATCCGCAAACTCTTGTGTTTGGATTCCAAAAGGATTTCTACTCGAAGGTCGTATTGACTACCACATAAACTCAGGCAGTGCGATCAATCAGGTAGACCATTCGCCACGGTATGTTGGGGCTAACAACGAACAAAATGTCCAACCAGATCGTCAGCGCGATAGCTGCGAGGAAAAGGAATGCCATCATTGACCTTGATTTTATCAATCGCGGAAGTCGGATAGCACGTCAATTTCGCGAGAAGTGACCTGACTTTACCGCCGCTACCCATCTTCCCGGCGACTTGATAGAATTCCCTAGCTGCCCATTCGATGAAATCGCCTTCGTTTCATTACCTTGTTTGGTTTCTCGCTAGGATGCCGCGCGCATGAGTACCGCCACCGACGAATTTTCTACGATTCCCGCCACCTGGGCGCGACGGCACCTGCTCGATGTTGAAAGTCTGTCGGCTGAGGAAATCAAACTGATTCTCGATACCGCCGAACAGTTCAAAGACGCAACGGACGGCTGCAAGCACAAGCTTCCCGTGCTGCAAGGCAAGACGCTGGCCAATTTGTTTTTCGAGAATTCGACCCGCACGCGCACAAGCTTCTCGCTGGCCATGCGCAGGCTCGGAGGCGACACTGTCGATTTTACAGCCTCTAGCAGCAGCCTTTCAAAAGGCGAAACATTTATCGACACGGCGAAGAACATCGAGGCGATGAACGTCGATGTGGTGTGCGTTCGCCACAGCACGCCGGGAACGCCCAAATTGCTGTCAGAGAACCTCGACTGCGGCGTAATCAATGCTGGGGATGGCCCGCATGAGCATCCGACCCAAGGCCTGCTCGACATGATGACGATTCGTGAGAGTCGCGGACACATCGAAGGGTTGACGGTGGCGCTTGTCGGCGATATCGCCCACAGCCGCACGGCCCGCAGCAACATCTGGGGTCTGCAAAAACTTGGCGCCCATGTCATCGTCTGTGGGCCAGCGACGCTCGTTTCGCCTCTCTGGGAGCAACTTGGCGTCGAAGTTTCGCACAATCTCGACGAGATCCTGCCGCGCTGCGACGTGTTGAATTTGCTCCGCATTCAATTTGAACGCCAAACCACGCGGCCGTTTCCGTCGGTGCGCGAGTACGCTCTGCTTTACGCGATGAATCGAGAGCGGCTGACGCGGGCAAAACGCGACATTTTGATTCTCGCCCCCGGCCCGATCAATCGTGGCGTCGAGGTGACCACCGATGTAGCCGATGGAACGCATTCGTTGATTCTCAATCAAGTTACCAATGGGCTCGCGGTCAGAATGGCGGTGCTGTGGCTTGTCTGCGGGTCCAATGCGGAATGTGGAATGAGGAATGGGGAATAAGAACTCTAGCCATATACTCATCATTCCCTATTCCCTTTTCCCAAGTTGAAAATCCATGCCTACGCTTTTGATTCAAAACGGTCGCGTCATCGACCCGAGCCAAGGCATCGATCGCGTCAGCAATCTGCTGATTCGCGATGGCAAGATTGCCGGCTACGATGCTTCGCCGAATGGGCAAGACCGCATCATCGACGCAGCGGGCAAGATCGTCTCACCGGGGCTGATCGACATGCACGTCCATCTGCGCGAACCGGGGCGCGAGGAAGATGAGACGATTGCCACCGGCGCGGCGGCGGCCTTGGCGGGCGGATTCACGTCGATCGCCTGCATGCCGAACACCGATCCGCCGATCGACTCGCAGGCCAGCGTCGAGTTCATTCAGCATCAAGCCGCGCGCGCCGACCAGTGTAACGTCTATGTGATTGCCTGCGTCAGCAAGAATCGTGAAGGCAAGGAATTGGCGGAACTCGGCCAATTGGTGCAGGCCGGAGCCGTCGGGTTCAGCGACGACGGAGCACCGGTGTACGATCCAGAATTGATGCGGCGGGCGTTCGAATACGCCCAGATGTTCGACAAGCCGATTCTGAATCACGAAGAAGTGCGAGAGTTGACACGCGGCGGCGTAATGCACGAGGGCTTGACCTCTCTGATTCTCGGCCTGGCAGGGATGCCGTCCGCGGCGGAAGATGTGATGGTCGCTCGCGATCTTTCGCTTTCCATGACCACTGGCGGACGGATTCACGTCATGCACATCTCGAGCGGCGGCAGCGTCGAACTGGTCCGCCGGGCCAAAGCACGCGGCATTCGCGTGACCACCGAAATCTGTCCGCATCACTTCACGCTGACGGATGAATGCCTGCGGTCGTTTGACTCCAACTTCAAAATGAGCCCGCCGCTGCGCAGCCGAAGAGACGTGGAAACTTGCATCGCTGGTTTGGTCGACGGCACGATCGACGCAATTTGCACCGATCATGCACCGCACGCCGCCGAGAAGAAGATGCGGGAACTCGATCAGGCGCCATTCGGCATCGTCGGGCTGGAGACTTGCCTGGGTTTGGTGGTGACAAAGCTGATCGAGCCGGGCATTCTCGATTGGCCAGCGGCCATTGCCAAAATGACGATCAACCCGGCTAGAATTCTTGGCATTCCCAAGGGCACGCTTGCTCTCGGAGCCGATGCGGATGTCACGATCATCGACCCAGAGGTACGCTACGTCGTCGATTCCTCCAAGTTCCGCTCGAAGAGCGTTAACACGCCGTTCGCCGGTTGGCATCTTCGCGGCCGGGCCGAAACAGTCATTGTCGGCGGCAGAGTGAAGTACGAAGTGAACGAGAAGCGGTGATTGGCCAGTCTGAGTGTAATCCCTCGAAACCGCGGCTGACGCGGATTTAGTGGACGTTTCTCTAGAAACCTTGAAATACGGTCATGTCTCCACGTTTGCAGATTGCAAGATTATGCATTGCCTTGCTATTGGGTCTTGGCAGTTCATTGGTTTGTGCTGAAGAAGATCCGCGCCGCCCCGCCGCGATTGAAACCACCGGTGTGTCGCCGATTCCCGACGAACTTGCCGCGCGACTGTCGCAGTACGACGATATTCGTTCAGCGCAGTTCGAAGATTGGTCTCCCGATGGACGCGGCATGCTCGTACGCACGCAATTCGGAAATTCGCCGCAATTGCACCGCGTTGACGAGCCTGGCGGGCGGCGCGATCAAGTGACGTTTTACCGCGAGCCGGTCACGGGGCGATTTATTCCCCAAAGCAACGACGGATCGATCTTGTTGTCATACAGCGAAGGAGGCAGCGAGAACGACCAAATCGTTGCGCTCGATCCGAAGCAATTCACGCACACTTCACTGACGGATGGCAAGTCGCGTAACCTTGTCGGCCCGATCACTCGCGACGGCAAGCACTTTGCGTTTGCCAGCAACCGACGCAACGGCCGCGATATGGATTTATATATATCGAGCACCGCTCGTGCGACCGGCCAGGAAATGATCCTCAAGGTCGAAAACGAAACGTGGATCCCGTCGAATTGGTCCCCCGATGGCTCGCGGCTGCTGATCGCGCGATACGTCTCACAAAATGAATCTTACCCGGTTGTATTCGATGTCGCGACGAGGAAGAAAACTCCGATCGAGTGGCCGAAGAATTCCTCTACCGGGCCGATTGCATTCGAGCAATTGACGTTTTCCTCCGATGGCGCAGCGGTTTACTTGGCGACCGACGCCCACAGCGAATTCACCGAGCTAGCGAAGATCGATTTGGCCTCCGGCGACTACATTTGGCTCTCCGCGGATATTCCATGGGATGTAACCGATATCGATGTCGACCACGATCGCGGCAACGTGGCCTTTGTCGTCAACGCCGACGGCGTGTCATCCGTTTATTTGATACGAGGCGGCCAGCGGGAAAAGCTGCCAACGCCAGAAGGAGTGATTGGCAGCCTGAAGTTCTCGCCCGATGGACAACAACTTGGATTCACATTGGCCAAGTCGAATGCCCCGCCTGACGCCTATTCCCTCGATATCGCCACCGGAAGGGCGACGCGCTGGACCTATAGCGAAGTGGGTGGCTTGGACCCTGCGAAGTTTGTCGCCGCCGAGGCAATCGAATTTCCATCGTTTGATGGTCGCATGATTCCCGCCTGGATTTATCGCCCGCCGGCAGATACTCGCCAACGGCCAGCGGCGGTGTTGCTGCACATTCACGGCGGTCCCGAGAGCCAATACCTTCCTGTCTTTTCGCCAAACATTCAGTTCTACGCGATCGAACTGGGCATTGCCGTTGTCTGCCCCAACGTTCGCGGCTCGCAAGGATACGGAAAGACCTTTTTGAGGCTCGACAACGCCGAGAAACGCGAAGATTCCGTCAAAGACATCGGCGCACTCTTGGATTGGATTGCCAAGCAGCCCGATCTCGACGCGAGCCGCGTCGCGGTTGAAGGAGGCAGCTATGGCGGCTACATGGTGCTGGCGTCGTTGACACATTTCGGCCAGCGGATCAAAGCCGGCATCGACATCGTCGGCATCGCGAATTTCCTGACATTCCTTGAACGCACAGCGCCCTATCGGCGCGATTTGCGGCGGGCGGAATACGGCGATGAGCGAAATCCACCCATGAAGGCCGTTTTCGAACGGATCAGCCCATTGGCCAACGCCGACAAAATTCACGCGGCATTGATGGTCGCTCACGGCCGAAACGATCCGCGCGTACCGCTGTTCGAAGCAGAACAAATTGTCGAGAAAGTGAAGTCGCAGGGAGGCACGGTATGGACGGTGTATGCCGCGAATGAAGGCCACGGCTTCCAAAAACGCGATAACCGCGACTACCTGCGGGCTGCGTCCGTGATGTTCTTAAGGCAACAACTAGAGGTGGAATGACAAATATCGAATGTCGAATAAAATATCATTGTCGCATTTTATACAGCAAATGGTGATTGGTATTTGGTCGTAGGAGCATCATTCGTCATTCATGATCCCTCTGCATTCCCCAGCGACGCTAAGAACTCGCTCATCTCGCTAGCAGCATGAGCGTTGCCTTGCATGCGGGCTTCTTCAATGCCGCGCCGCAACGTTTCTCGTGCATCGGCGATTCGATCGAGCCTTGCCAACTGCTGGGCCGCCATAAAGAACGCCGGCACATAGGGGACCGCATCGCGCTGCAGATCACTAAGCCCTGCTAAACTTCGCTCGTGTTCGCCCGCTTTGTCGAACTCCATCGCCAGACTATAGCGCAGAAACTGATCGGCCGGTTCGGCCGCGAGCATTGTTTCGATTTGGCTGCGTCGGGATTCGACCATAATTGAGGATTCCAGCGGACCGCATGGTTTTCGCGAAACTCAGCGCCGTCGTTCGAGGGGTTGCACTTCCGGCGTTCCACGTCGGTCCAAGGTGAGTGCCAGTGCTATAAATCGCCCGTGATTTTGACGAGCGAACCTGTTTTCGCTTCGTCTTGATCGACCTTTCTTTCCGCGCCCAGCACCGTCACATACAGCGTGTTGTCCG is from Pirellulales bacterium and encodes:
- the ade gene encoding adenine deaminase: MNSHGPTITTVSGQLVDIFNQKIFPGTVHLVGGRISRIEESASAPESLILPGFVDAHIHIESSMLVPTEFARLAVVHGTVATISDPHEIANVLGTRGIWYMIDNAKLSPVKFHFGASSCVPACAFDKSGAVLDAAEVAKLLDDPEIKYLTEMMNFPGVLQCDPEVMAKIRAAHERTKPVDGHAPGLCGEGLRKYAAAGITTDHESFTYREAREKIGLGIKCLIREGSAAKNFAALYPLLGEFPEMTMLCSDDKHPDDLVVGHINQLVVRAVAHGQPLFAVLRAACVNPVLHYGLDVGLLRPGDAADFIEVGNLEQFPVLRTVINGQVVAERGRTLLKHVAPPMVNQFKTSKLSAEEFAIPHPPFSTPHSPKLRVIEAIDGQIVTGQLRAFPKIENGLVVSDVANDILKIVLVDRYNDSPPAIGFIKNFGLTNGAIASTVSHDSHNLLAVGVEDESIAQAINLLIDCRGGISAVGKVNGEKTETVLPLPIAGLMSDREGHHVGQEYARIDKLAKALGSQLSAPYMTLSFMALLVIPELKLGPCGVFDVGKFQPMALWD
- the acpS gene encoding holo-ACP synthase; protein product: MSIFGIGTDIVECLRIAQMIERHGELFIGRVYTQHEIEYCQSRKLATQHFAGRWAAKEAVLKALGTGWRRGISWRDVEIRNERSGTPVVTLYGGARDFIEQQGISQVLISISHCRSHATAHAIALAQEKSGEAAKS
- the trpS gene encoding tryptophan--tRNA ligase, producing the protein MRVLSGIQPTGRFHWGNYFGAIRQYIDLQNEEAAYYFIANLHALTSVRNAETLRQLTLDAAIDLLALGLNPDKAVLFVQSDVPEVSELCWLLISGTPMGLLERCHAYKDKIAKGLAADAGLFNYPVLMAADILAYDSDTVPVGADQIQHIEVCRDIAASFNHHFGETFMMPKAKVLDSSAKVPGTDGEKMSKSYHNTLELFEDAKAQRKKIMRIATDSRPMDQPKEPENDHLFQLYSLVATADERNQMAAMYRRGGFGYGEVKKAVADAADRFFAEPRARRADLAANPDRIHEILNDGAGRARKKAGEVLERAKQACGLKR
- the dnaB gene encoding replicative DNA helicase, with product MATVERASDRTRRKPPVTSEILDRQLPRSLEAEKSVLGSILHLPMVCDDVALALRPDDFYDEANRIIYEHLLALQNMSRKPDVTLLVERLRTSGQFEAIGGAGYLAEVASSVETAANAVFYARIVRDKALLRGLIHTSTEVLRDAYEDGSDPREQLNRAEQKIFAILSEGQTSSIVNAQDLIHEAMLRIEMREKGEHKVAGVDTGFSSLDELTGGLHDGELIIIAARPSMGKTAFALNIAEYAASKLGVASLVVSLEMSSIELADRLLCSTARVDSHRLRSGRATVEERKKLIEAAGLLSQSPLFIDDSPSRTILEISAVARRLKRTHKLGLVVIDYLQLIEPDNPKDSRQEQVARIARRLKGMARELHVPVVCLAQLNRQAEQTRDNLPRLSHLRESGAIEQDADVVMFVHREEYYLSADEREEERKNGNPRGLIGQAQIIISKQRNGPTGEAKLFWKHEFTRFEELAQRPYDEFEQFGSDF
- a CDS encoding aspartate carbamoyltransferase catalytic subunit — translated: MSTATDEFSTIPATWARRHLLDVESLSAEEIKLILDTAEQFKDATDGCKHKLPVLQGKTLANLFFENSTRTRTSFSLAMRRLGGDTVDFTASSSSLSKGETFIDTAKNIEAMNVDVVCVRHSTPGTPKLLSENLDCGVINAGDGPHEHPTQGLLDMMTIRESRGHIEGLTVALVGDIAHSRTARSNIWGLQKLGAHVIVCGPATLVSPLWEQLGVEVSHNLDEILPRCDVLNLLRIQFERQTTRPFPSVREYALLYAMNRERLTRAKRDILILAPGPINRGVEVTTDVADGTHSLILNQVTNGLAVRMAVLWLVCGSNAECGMRNGE
- a CDS encoding dihydroorotase is translated as MPTLLIQNGRVIDPSQGIDRVSNLLIRDGKIAGYDASPNGQDRIIDAAGKIVSPGLIDMHVHLREPGREEDETIATGAAAALAGGFTSIACMPNTDPPIDSQASVEFIQHQAARADQCNVYVIACVSKNREGKELAELGQLVQAGAVGFSDDGAPVYDPELMRRAFEYAQMFDKPILNHEEVRELTRGGVMHEGLTSLILGLAGMPSAAEDVMVARDLSLSMTTGGRIHVMHISSGGSVELVRRAKARGIRVTTEICPHHFTLTDECLRSFDSNFKMSPPLRSRRDVETCIAGLVDGTIDAICTDHAPHAAEKKMRELDQAPFGIVGLETCLGLVVTKLIEPGILDWPAAIAKMTINPARILGIPKGTLALGADADVTIIDPEVRYVVDSSKFRSKSVNTPFAGWHLRGRAETVIVGGRVKYEVNEKR
- a CDS encoding S9 family peptidase, yielding MSPRLQIARLCIALLLGLGSSLVCAEEDPRRPAAIETTGVSPIPDELAARLSQYDDIRSAQFEDWSPDGRGMLVRTQFGNSPQLHRVDEPGGRRDQVTFYREPVTGRFIPQSNDGSILLSYSEGGSENDQIVALDPKQFTHTSLTDGKSRNLVGPITRDGKHFAFASNRRNGRDMDLYISSTARATGQEMILKVENETWIPSNWSPDGSRLLIARYVSQNESYPVVFDVATRKKTPIEWPKNSSTGPIAFEQLTFSSDGAAVYLATDAHSEFTELAKIDLASGDYIWLSADIPWDVTDIDVDHDRGNVAFVVNADGVSSVYLIRGGQREKLPTPEGVIGSLKFSPDGQQLGFTLAKSNAPPDAYSLDIATGRATRWTYSEVGGLDPAKFVAAEAIEFPSFDGRMIPAWIYRPPADTRQRPAAVLLHIHGGPESQYLPVFSPNIQFYAIELGIAVVCPNVRGSQGYGKTFLRLDNAEKREDSVKDIGALLDWIAKQPDLDASRVAVEGGSYGGYMVLASLTHFGQRIKAGIDIVGIANFLTFLERTAPYRRDLRRAEYGDERNPPMKAVFERISPLANADKIHAALMVAHGRNDPRVPLFEAEQIVEKVKSQGGTVWTVYAANEGHGFQKRDNRDYLRAASVMFLRQQLEVE